The window CCCCATGGATCCCCTTtgccccctctcccctccaTTTGACCCCCCTGTCCCACCCTCAGCCactgctcccccagcccgggggggtTTGTCTGGCCGGGCTGGACACTTTGCCCAGAAGGGTCCTGGTAGAGCCAGGCTTGGAAGTTTGGCTGGAATCCCTGAGGATTCCATGGCCTGGCTTCCCTCGGGGCCTGGGCCGGGTGTCCTTGTTGTCCAGGGCAGTTTTGTCCAGCGGGACGTGCCAAAGGGGTGACGGGGAAGCCCCTCCCGGCTCTGGATTCCCCTCCGGGTCTGGTTTGGGGTTAATTTGGGAACTGGGTGCCCGTTGGTGCTGCTGGTTTGTGCCCAGCCTGGGGGTGgtggcacagcagccccaggcCGAGGAGGTGACAGTGCCCAAATGCAACATCTCTGCTGGCCGAGGAGGTGGGGTTGGGAAGAGGATCCCAGTGGGatcccccccgtgtccccctgtgtccctccatgtcccccccGTGTCTCCACATGTTCCCCCCGTGtcctccccatgtccccccagtgtccccccgtgtcccctcgtgtccccccatgtccccccgtgttcctccctgtccccccatgtccccccgtgtccccccgtgtccccccgtgtccccccgtgtccccccctttcccccccgtATCCCCCCAtatccccccgtgtccccccgtgtccccccgtgtcccccccgtgtcccccccccgtccccccgtgtccccccgtgtccccccgtgacccccatgtccccccatgtccccccgtgtccccccgtgtcccccccgtgtccccagtgtcccccccctgtccccccctgtccccagggcccGCGGTGCTGCCCGAGAAGGGATTTGCGGCGTTTGCCCCTTTTCCCCCATTCCGGGGGGTTCCGGTGCCCCCCCAGCTCCGAGCCAGGGGCTTTTCCCCgagggggaggcagaggagggccggcagggccgggggggccgggagggcaggaggaggaggaggaggaaggctcGGGGGAGCGGGAGGGCTGGTCCGGGCgcggggcagagcagggagcgaGTCCGGGCGGCGGGCAGAGCTTTTATTgcgggcggggctgcggggggcgcggggagcgccgggggggcgggcggtgcccccggggcgggccgggggctgGTGGGGCTCGGCTCAGTTCTGGGCGATGACCTGGGGGGCACAAAGGCAGCGGCTGAGCCgggcggggacggggacggggacgggAAAGGGGACGGGGATGGAAtcgggaaagggaaggggaaggggatcAGGAACGGGACGGGAAGGAACGGGAACGGGGCAGGAAACGGGAATGGGAACGGGGCCGGGAAGGGGAATGGGAACAGGGccgggaagggaaggggagggaaggggaaggggtcgggaaagggaaggggatcGGGAAGGAGAACGGGAAAGGGAATGGGAACGGGAACGGGGTCGGGAACGGGAacggggctgggaaggggaacgGGGTCGGGAACGGGGCCGGGAAGGGGAACGGGGTCAGGAACGGGGCAGAGAATGGGGCTGGGAACGCGGTCGGGAAGGGGAACGGGAATGGGAAGGGGAACGGGGCCGGGAAGGGAAGGGTCGATGGGCGGGTCCGGAGCCGGTTGGGGCCTCACGCTGTTGATCCAGGAGATGTAGGCGGAGACGCGCGTGAACACGGTGGGCTTGAGGGCCGTGTTGCAGCCCAGGCTGGACACGAAGCTGGTGACCCCGTGCACCTGGTACTGGCCATTGACGGCGCAGTGGAGGGGACCGCCCGAATCGCCCTGCGGGGacaggggggtcagagggggcGCAGGGGCtcgggggagccgggggggcacagggaggggctgggggtgagagggggaaaggggggtcaGGGCGAGGGGTGGGGTgaggcagaggggaaggaggagctgggggagtGCAGAGAGGGGCGGTTAAGGGAAAGGGGTCCAGGGGGTAACGGGGGCACAGTGAGGGGTCGGTGAGCGAGGGGAGCGGGGAcgctggaggtgctgggggcACAGAGAGTTCcctggggggcagaggggatgcTGGAGGTGCCGGGGGGCACAGAGAGGGGCCAGGTTAGAGTTCAAAGGGGCAGCGGGGATGCTGAAGGTGTTGGAGGGGCACAGAGAGTTTCCCGGGGACAGAGAgggtgctggaggtgccggGGGTACAGAGAGGGGCCGGAGAGGGCCACAGGGGGGGGTCAGGAgccccagggatgctggaggTGCCCGGAGGggcacagagaggggctgggtTAGAGTTCCCCGGGGGCAGAGGGGATGCTGGAGGTGCCCGGGGGGATGCTGGAGGTGCCCGGGGGGATGCTGGAGGTGCCTGAGGGGGGGGATGCTGGAGGTGCCCGGGGGGATGCTGGAGGTGCCCGGGGGGATGCTGGAGGTGCCCGGGGAGCAGCAGGGCCGTGCCTGGCAGCCGGAGCGCACGCCGTCGCCGCCGGCACAGACCATGGTGCTCTTGACGGTGGAGCCCCAGTAGGCCGAGCTGGAGCAGGTCTGGTAGTCCACCACGGGCAGGTAGGCTGGAGCAGGACGCTGGAGAGCTGGCCCGTTGGCTGCACGGACCCGGCACCGTCAGTGCCCCTCCGGCCCCGAcccgcggcccccccggccccagcccggcccggcccctccCGGCCCTCTGCCCCccggaccccccaaaccccccccggcccccgcggCGAAGCCCCCCGTGATCCCCCCTGGCCCCGCCCGGGGCTCCCAAAGCCGCCGCAGCTCCCCGCGGTGCCCCCGCTCGGGGCGATTCGGGCCCCCCCGGACTCACTGCGGGTGCGGCCCCAGCCCGTGATGTAGCAGGGGTAGTTGTTGGGCAGGATGGTGCCCTCCTGGGGCAGCACCGCCAGCTGCACGTAGCTGTTGAGGGTGGCCGAGCTGCCCAGGGCGCAGCAGGGCGATGTCGTAGCTGCCGAGGGGAGGAGAGGTTGTGGCCGGGCCCCCCCGAAGGGCGGCCGGGCtccccccgagccccctcccGCGGGCGTTACCCTGCGGCGACGTTGTTGCTGTTATAGAAGGGGTGGATGATGATCCTGCTGACGCTGAAGACCTGCTCGGTGCCCTCGTTGGTGTTCAGGTTGTGCTCCCCGGCCACCACGCGGAAGTTCAGGTTGCTGCCGCCGGGGGGAAAAGGGGATCGGCCCCAAAGCGCGCTCAGGGCGGGGCTGAGCCGATCCCGAGCGCTCCGGGCGAGGAGAGGATGCTCCCGGAGACGGGCCCTGGAGCCCCGAGCGAGGAGCCCCAAAGGCCTCCAGGGGTGGGAAGGTTTTTGGGGGCAAAGGGCTTTTCCTGAGGAGCCCCCGAGCGAGGAGCCCAAAGGCTGCCAAGGGTGGGAAGGAGGTTTTTTGGGGGCCAAAGGGTTTTTTCCCGAGGAGCACCTGAGGGAGGAGCCCCAGAGGTGCCTCCGAGGGTGGGAAGGTTTTTGGGGAAAAACGGCTTTTCCTGAGGAGCCCCCGAGCGAGGAGCCCCAAAGGCCTCCAGGGGTGGGAAGGTTTTTGGGGTCCAAAAGGCTTTTGCCGCGGGGTTTTCAGGGTGGGCACTGACCTGGTGACGCAGTGGGCTGCCGTCATCACCCAGTTCCTCTGGATGAGGGATCCCCCGCAGGTGTGGTACCAGCTGCCCCCCGAGGAATACTGCAGGGAGATCTgggcgggggggacacacggggggGTCACTGGCGGGTGCCGGGGCCGCGCgacccccgggccgggccgggggacccccggcaggaCCCACCTGGGAGGGCCAGGAGTGCGAGCGCGCCTCGGTGCCCCCGACCACGCGCTGGGTGCCCTCGAGAGCCGGCTCGGAGCAGCgccctggggacagagggacagagggacagagggacagagggacggGTGAGCGGCGGCCGGGAGGGGGAGGTCAGGGGGGTCGGAGGCCGAAGGCTCCGTCGGGGCACCCACCGCAGAGGGCGAGGGCGGCGAGGAGCACGAGCTGCAGCATCATCATCCTCGTCCTCGTCCCGGAgcgcggcggaggcggcgggagcgggggctGCGGCGCGGCCGCTTTAACGGGGCCGGCGAGGGAGGGGCGGGAAGGAAAGCAGGTGCCGCGGCCCCCCCGGGCGGCCTTGGACCCTCTGCCAGAGCACACACGGCCCGAGGGCAAGGCCGGAGCGCCCCGGGCACGGCCCGAGTGCCCCCCGGATCAGGGACCTTGGGACACCCCC is drawn from Pseudopipra pipra isolate bDixPip1 unplaced genomic scaffold, bDixPip1.hap1 HAP1_SCAFFOLD_174, whole genome shotgun sequence and contains these coding sequences:
- the LOC135408082 gene encoding LOW QUALITY PROTEIN: chymotrypsin-like elastase family member 1 (The sequence of the model RefSeq protein was modified relative to this genomic sequence to represent the inferred CDS: deleted 1 base in 1 codon); its protein translation is MMMLQLVLLAALALCGRCSEPALEGTQRVVGGTEARSHSWPSQISLQYSSGGSWYHTCGGSLIQRNWVMTAAHCVTSNLNFRVVAGEHNLNTNEGTEQVFSVSRIIIHPFYNSNNVAAGYDIALLRLGSSATLNSYVQLAVLPQEGTILPNNYPCYITGWGRTRTNGPALQRPAPAYLPVVDYQTCSSSAYWGSTVKSTMVCAGGDGVRSGCQGDSGGPLHCAVNGQYQVHGVTSFVSSLGCNTALKPTVFTRVSAYISWINSVIAQN